A window of Candidatus Bathyarchaeota archaeon genomic DNA:
TCATTAGAGGGTCTTGGCTTTTCACGTAGAATTTTGGCTGTACTGGCTCGTTGCTGTTGGATATGCATGCAGGGTTGCCGCATTTTACTGTTCCACGTATGATGTCTGGTAGTTTTACGCGTTTTTTATCAACCACTTTATAGTCGCGAATTATGTTTATTGAGGCGTGGGGGGCCAAAAGCGCTATCTTATCAACTTCCTCAGGTTCTAGTTCCCTGCCTTCTACTTTAACTATATCTTTTGTGCCTAGCTGTTTGCTCGGCACGTGCAACGCGATTAACACCGTTCCATTTGTTCGTCCTGTTATCCCCAAAATTTTCACGACATCTAGCGCGTGTCCACCTGTAATGTGATCGATGACTGTGCCATCTTTAATTTTTGAGACAAGAAGGGTTTTTTCAGCCATTGTAGGTTTGCCTCTTGAACAGATTCATAGCAAGAAGGCTATATGGTTTTTCCTAACAGGTTGAAGGCGCTAGCAAAGAAGTTATTTATCACCTGCTCATTTTTTGTTTGGTGTTAAAGTTGGAGTTTAAGGGGCGTGACATCATTTCTCTGAGGGATTTTTCGCGGCAGGAGATTGATTACATTCTAGAGATGACTCGAGCTATGGAGCCTATGGCAAGGGCTGGTTCAGATTTATTGCGTGGGAAGATTTTGGCTACACTGTTTTTTGAGCCTAGTACTCGTACGCGTCTGAGTTTCGAGTCGGCTATGCATAGGTTAGGTGGTTCTGCGATTGGCTTTGCTGAGGCAGAGATTACTTCGGTGAAGAAGGGTGAGAATTTGGCTGATACTATGCGGGTTGTTGAAAGTTACGCTGATGTTATTGTTGTACGGCATCCGTTGGAAGGGGCGGCTAGGTTGGCAGCTGAGTTCGCAGGTGTCCCAGTTATCAATGGTGGTTCTGGTGCTGAGGAGCATCCGACGCAGGCTTTGCTAGATTTGTACACTATTGTTAAAGAGAAAGGGGAAATTGACGGTTTGAACGTGGCTTTGGTTGGTGATTTGCGTTATGGGCGGACAGTGCATTCGTTGGCGTATGCGTTGTCGTTGTATGATGTGAAGTTGTTCCTTGTTTCGCCTGACATGTTGCGTATGCGGAGGGAGGTTTTGCAGGTGATTAAGGAGGAGATTGAGGTTATAGAAAAAAATAACCTAGAGAAAATTATTGGTGACGTTGATGTG
This region includes:
- the pyrB gene encoding aspartate carbamoyltransferase, yielding MEFKGRDIISLRDFSRQEIDYILEMTRAMEPMARAGSDLLRGKILATLFFEPSTRTRLSFESAMHRLGGSAIGFAEAEITSVKKGENLADTMRVVESYADVIVVRHPLEGAARLAAEFAGVPVINGGSGAEEHPTQALLDLYTIVKEKGEIDGLNVALVGDLRYGRTVHSLAYALSLYDVKLFLVSPDMLRMRREVLQVIKEEIEVIEKNNLEKIIGDVDVLYMTRIQKERFPDAAEYAKVKGSYRVDLQLLERVRKDMIVLHPLPRVDEIAPEVDSTSHARYFQQVWNGIVTRMALLALILGKTE
- a CDS encoding aspartate carbamoyltransferase regulatory subunit gives rise to the protein MAEKTLLVSKIKDGTVIDHITGGHALDVVKILGITGRTNGTVLIALHVPSKQLGTKDIVKVEGRELEPEEVDKIALLAPHASINIIRDYKVVDKKRVKLPDIIRGTVKCGNPACISNSNEPVQPKFYVKSQDPLMIRCHYCGYVMEKQDILKQF